In one window of Microbacterium sp. PM5 DNA:
- a CDS encoding Na(+)/H(+) antiporter subunit C has translation MTVSAVLIVIMAALFACGVYAMLERSLTRVLIGFLLLGNATNLFLLVVMGRPGIAPFFGAGGVDEMSDPLPQALTLTAIVITFAVSAFLLALIYRSWQLGQADTVVDDEEDIAVRDRGAVEEDEMDDETSIEDEDEDATTDFIGTETAPITVLHHRDLDGIRDDAPVDRPGRDGREGGDAR, from the coding sequence GTGACCGTCTCGGCCGTTCTCATCGTCATCATGGCCGCCCTCTTCGCGTGCGGCGTCTACGCCATGCTCGAGCGCAGCCTCACCCGCGTGCTCATCGGCTTCCTGCTGCTGGGCAACGCCACCAACCTGTTCCTGCTCGTCGTCATGGGCCGCCCCGGCATCGCCCCGTTCTTCGGTGCGGGCGGCGTCGACGAGATGAGCGACCCGCTGCCGCAGGCGCTGACGTTGACGGCGATCGTCATCACCTTCGCCGTCTCGGCCTTCCTGCTCGCGCTCATCTACCGCTCGTGGCAGCTCGGCCAGGCCGACACGGTGGTCGACGACGAGGAAGACATCGCCGTGCGTGATCGCGGTGCCGTCGAAGAGGACGAGATGGACGACGAGACGTCCATCGAGGACGAGGACGAGGACGCGACGACCGACTTCATCGGCACCGAGACCGCCCCGATCACGGTCCTGCACCATCGCGATCTCGACGGCATCCGCGACGACGCCCCCGTCGACCGTCCGGGTCGAGACGGCCGAGAGGGCGGTGATGCGCGATGA
- a CDS encoding Na+/H+ antiporter subunit D, whose protein sequence is MSALVPLLVALPLLGAGIALVFGRQRRVQVGVSVVTLTLVLAIAAVLLYTVDSSGQAIAVSVGGWPIPFGIVLYVDRLAALLVVISSIVLLAVLLFSVGQGAADGDDDTPVTIFHPSYLILSAGIFNAFIAGDLFNLYVGFEILLVASYVLITLGSTESRIRAGVVYIVVSLVSSILFLAAIAAIYGALGTVNIAQLAERMTELPDSTQLVLHLMLLLAFSIKAAVFPLSFWLPDSYPTAPAPVTAVFAGLLTKVGVYAMIRTETQIFRDNDVNTLLLIVALATMIVGVLGALAQAELKRILSFTLVSHVGYLVFGLAIATPLALGATIYYMVHHIIVQTTLFLAVGLVERRAGSTSILKVKGLMRAAPLLAVLFFIPAINLGGLPPFSGFIGKLALFDAAAEVGTPLMYLLIIGGIVTSLLTLYTLMRAWNLAFWREDDDHSEETGVVERISYLGDAPAADDEGARRVIPRIMTATTAGMVAVTVALTVFAGPLYALCASIGDALLTPVTLVQLDDGGGS, encoded by the coding sequence ATGAGCGCTCTGGTTCCCCTTCTCGTCGCCCTGCCGTTGCTCGGCGCCGGCATCGCGCTCGTCTTCGGTCGCCAGCGCCGCGTTCAGGTCGGTGTGTCGGTCGTCACGCTCACCCTCGTGCTGGCGATCGCCGCCGTGCTCCTGTACACCGTCGACTCGTCGGGGCAGGCGATCGCCGTGTCGGTGGGCGGCTGGCCGATTCCGTTCGGGATCGTGCTGTACGTCGATCGTCTCGCGGCGCTGCTCGTGGTGATCTCGAGCATCGTGCTGCTTGCCGTTCTGCTCTTCTCCGTCGGGCAGGGCGCCGCCGACGGCGACGACGACACCCCCGTGACGATCTTCCACCCCTCGTATCTCATCCTGTCGGCGGGCATCTTCAACGCGTTCATCGCGGGCGACCTCTTCAACCTGTACGTCGGCTTCGAGATCCTGCTGGTCGCCTCGTACGTGCTCATCACCCTCGGTTCCACGGAGTCGCGCATCCGCGCCGGAGTCGTCTACATCGTCGTCTCGCTCGTCTCCTCGATCCTCTTCCTCGCCGCCATCGCTGCCATCTACGGTGCCTTGGGCACCGTGAACATCGCGCAGCTGGCCGAGCGGATGACAGAGCTTCCCGATTCGACGCAGCTCGTCCTGCATCTGATGCTGCTGCTCGCCTTCAGCATCAAGGCGGCCGTGTTCCCGCTGTCGTTCTGGCTGCCCGACTCGTACCCGACCGCGCCGGCACCCGTCACCGCGGTCTTCGCAGGCCTTCTGACGAAGGTCGGCGTCTACGCGATGATCCGCACCGAGACGCAGATCTTCCGGGACAACGACGTCAACACGCTGCTGCTGATCGTCGCGCTGGCGACCATGATTGTCGGCGTCCTCGGCGCGCTGGCCCAAGCCGAGCTCAAGCGCATCCTGTCGTTCACACTCGTCAGCCACGTCGGCTACCTCGTGTTCGGGCTCGCGATCGCGACGCCTCTCGCTCTCGGCGCGACCATCTACTACATGGTCCACCACATCATCGTGCAGACCACGCTCTTCCTCGCGGTCGGGCTCGTCGAGCGTCGTGCCGGCTCGACATCGATCCTCAAGGTCAAGGGGCTGATGCGCGCCGCACCCCTGCTCGCGGTGCTGTTCTTCATCCCGGCGATCAACCTCGGCGGGCTGCCGCCGTTCTCGGGATTCATCGGCAAGCTCGCGCTGTTCGACGCGGCGGCCGAGGTCGGCACGCCGCTCATGTACCTCCTGATCATCGGCGGCATCGTCACGTCGCTGTTGACCCTGTACACCCTCATGCGCGCGTGGAACCTCGCCTTCTGGCGCGAGGACGACGACCATTCGGAGGAGACCGGCGTCGTCGAGCGCATCTCGTACCTCGGTGACGCCCCGGCAGCCGACGACGAGGGCGCGCGTCGCGTCATTCCGCGCATCATGACCGCGACGACGGCGGGGATGGTCGCGGTCACGGTCGCCCTCACGGTCTTCGCCGGTCCCCTCTACGCGCTGTGCGCGAGCATCGGCGACGCGCTGCTCACGCCCGTGACACTGGTGCAGCTCGACGACGGGGGCGGATCATGA
- a CDS encoding Na+/H+ antiporter subunit E, translating to MSPTSSVAAAVWRQLPFFVWLVALWMLLWGQFTVLAAVTGVVVALVVTRVFRLPAVELSGRVNLWYGLVFVVMFFLALIRGSLLVAWQTLNPRRYPGTAVIAVPLRTDDDLIMAHVGVTASLIPGSLIVDVDRDRRILFLHVIGVSSAEDVEKQRRAVQGWEARIVRAVGSRAQLRAIQQIGARSPREGGAPR from the coding sequence ATGAGTCCGACGTCGTCGGTGGCGGCTGCCGTCTGGCGCCAGCTTCCCTTCTTCGTGTGGCTGGTCGCCCTGTGGATGCTGCTGTGGGGTCAGTTCACGGTGCTCGCCGCCGTGACCGGCGTCGTCGTGGCGCTCGTGGTCACCCGCGTGTTCCGCCTGCCGGCGGTCGAGCTGTCGGGACGGGTGAATCTCTGGTACGGCCTCGTCTTCGTGGTGATGTTCTTCCTCGCTCTGATCCGTGGTTCCTTGCTCGTCGCGTGGCAGACCCTCAATCCGCGGCGCTATCCGGGCACCGCGGTGATCGCGGTGCCGCTGCGCACCGACGACGACCTGATCATGGCCCACGTCGGCGTGACGGCGTCGCTCATCCCGGGCTCGCTGATCGTCGACGTCGACCGTGACCGGCGCATCCTCTTCCTGCACGTCATCGGCGTCTCCTCCGCCGAGGATGTGGAGAAGCAGCGCCGCGCCGTGCAGGGCTGGGAGGCGCGCATCGTGCGCGCGGTGGGATCGCGCGCCCAGCTGCGGGCCATTCAGCAGATCGGTGCGCGCTCGCCGCGGGAAGGCGGCGCACCTCGATGA
- a CDS encoding monovalent cation/H+ antiporter complex subunit F translates to MTVLIIAIYVVFAAAGLLTLWRIIVGPSILDRAVASDVLLTLVMCALGADMVINHHTRSLPALLIIAAVGVFGSIAVARFVARRDNTDR, encoded by the coding sequence ATGACCGTTCTCATCATCGCCATCTACGTCGTCTTCGCGGCGGCGGGCCTTCTCACGCTGTGGCGCATCATCGTGGGGCCGTCGATCCTCGACCGCGCCGTGGCATCGGACGTGCTGCTGACGCTCGTCATGTGCGCCCTGGGCGCGGACATGGTGATCAACCACCACACCCGGTCGCTGCCGGCGCTGCTCATCATCGCCGCCGTCGGTGTCTTCGGCTCCATCGCAGTGGCGCGCTTCGTCGCACGAAGGGACAACACCGACCGATGA
- the mnhG gene encoding monovalent cation/H(+) antiporter subunit G, producing MNDLLDIAALVLVLIGGLLCVTAAIGLLRFRDVPTRLHAATKPQVLGLILICLAIALSLRSWPVVAFLVPVVMMQLATAPLSAHMVGRQAYRNGTIDERSLYVDELDEARRTPPAAGG from the coding sequence ATGAACGATCTCCTCGACATCGCGGCCCTCGTGCTCGTGCTCATCGGCGGCTTGCTGTGCGTCACGGCGGCGATCGGGCTGCTGCGCTTTCGCGATGTGCCGACGCGGCTGCATGCCGCGACGAAGCCGCAGGTGCTCGGGCTCATTCTCATCTGCCTCGCGATCGCGCTGTCGCTGCGGAGCTGGCCGGTGGTCGCCTTCCTCGTCCCCGTGGTGATGATGCAGCTGGCCACCGCGCCGCTGTCGGCGCACATGGTCGGACGCCAGGCCTATCGCAACGGCACGATCGACGAACGCTCGCTGTACGTCGACGAGCTCGACGAGGCCCGTCGCACGCCCCCTGCGGCGGGCGGCTGA
- a CDS encoding GNAT family N-acetyltransferase, whose translation MTTASTPPLTLEPAIRDDLADVGRRIQAAFAPAVEKETGQPSTEPIPSDRELAESFDAPDAEVLHLLENGERVGGAVVVPGREAGRRALELFFIDVGREGKGLGRRAWRAIEERYPDTRVWETFTPHFEVRNIHFYINVCGFHAVEFFHEGHPHPGPLEEPDAADRPGESFDGEDRGFRFEKVMLPLR comes from the coding sequence ATGACAACCGCGAGCACGCCACCCCTGACGCTCGAGCCGGCGATCCGCGACGACCTCGCCGACGTCGGTCGGCGCATTCAGGCGGCTTTCGCCCCCGCCGTGGAGAAGGAGACGGGGCAGCCCAGCACGGAACCCATTCCCAGCGATCGTGAGCTCGCAGAGTCGTTCGATGCTCCCGATGCCGAGGTGCTGCACCTGCTCGAGAACGGCGAACGCGTCGGAGGGGCGGTCGTCGTTCCGGGCCGGGAGGCGGGCCGCCGCGCGCTGGAGCTGTTCTTCATCGATGTCGGTCGCGAGGGCAAGGGACTCGGTCGGCGGGCGTGGCGCGCGATCGAGGAGCGCTACCCCGACACCCGCGTCTGGGAGACCTTCACGCCGCACTTCGAGGTGCGCAACATCCACTTCTACATCAACGTCTGCGGCTTTCACGCGGTCGAGTTCTTCCACGAGGGCCACCCGCATCCCGGCCCGCTCGAGGAGCCGGATGCAGCGGATCGACCGGGTGAGAGCTTCGACGGCGAGGATCGCGGCTTCCGTTTCGAGAAGGTCATGCTGCCGCTGCGGTGA
- a CDS encoding NAD(P)/FAD-dependent oxidoreductase, translating into MTDVEVVGSGPNALAAAVTLARAGLSVRVFERMSHLGGGARTAETVAPGYQHDTCSAVHPLALASPFFRAFGLARRVQFVTPEISFAHPLSAADGGSGIAYRDLERTVESLGRDGATYRRLIAPLAARSREIARFTGSPLLRVPPHPLVSARFGARAVLQGSAAWNAPFSGAVAPAMITGVAAHAIAPQPSLIAAAAGLALQTHAHAAGWPIPMGGSQAISDALADDLRAHGGEIVLDHEIASLDELNARAVVLDVTPRALVRLAGERLPSGYRRRLERFRYGSGSAKVQFALSGPVPWADERIAEAGTVHIGGTRARIAAAEREVLAGRHAASPYVLVSQPSVFDATRAPHGHHALWAYTHVPAGSTLDQTEAVTRAIENVAPGFRDVIITSRSTSAAQLEADNPNYIGGDIAAGAATLRQLLARPVLSTEPWRTPLPGVYLCGAATSPGPGVHGQSGWFAARSVLRHEFGMARTPSLAP; encoded by the coding sequence ATGACCGACGTCGAGGTGGTGGGATCGGGCCCCAACGCCCTGGCCGCCGCGGTCACGCTCGCGCGGGCGGGCCTGTCAGTGCGCGTCTTCGAGCGGATGTCGCACCTCGGCGGCGGAGCCCGCACCGCCGAGACGGTCGCGCCCGGATACCAGCACGACACGTGCTCGGCCGTGCATCCGTTGGCCCTGGCCTCACCCTTCTTCCGCGCCTTCGGGCTCGCGCGTCGCGTGCAGTTCGTCACACCGGAGATCTCGTTCGCACATCCCTTGAGCGCCGCCGACGGCGGCTCCGGCATCGCCTATCGCGATCTGGAGCGCACGGTCGAAAGCCTGGGCCGCGACGGCGCCACCTACCGCCGCCTGATCGCGCCGCTCGCCGCGCGTTCGCGCGAGATCGCCCGGTTCACGGGTTCCCCTCTGCTGCGCGTGCCTCCGCATCCTCTCGTCAGCGCCCGCTTCGGCGCGCGGGCGGTTCTGCAGGGCAGCGCCGCCTGGAATGCGCCCTTCAGCGGCGCCGTCGCTCCGGCGATGATCACCGGTGTCGCCGCCCATGCGATCGCGCCGCAGCCGAGCCTGATCGCCGCGGCCGCCGGCCTCGCCCTGCAGACGCACGCGCACGCGGCCGGTTGGCCGATCCCGATGGGCGGCTCCCAGGCGATCTCCGACGCCCTCGCCGACGATCTCCGCGCACACGGCGGCGAGATCGTGCTCGACCACGAGATCGCCTCGCTCGACGAGCTGAACGCCCGCGCGGTGGTGCTCGACGTCACCCCGCGCGCGCTCGTGCGGCTCGCCGGCGAGCGGCTGCCGAGCGGCTACCGGCGGCGCCTGGAGCGGTTCCGCTACGGCAGCGGCTCGGCCAAGGTGCAGTTCGCTCTCTCGGGTCCGGTCCCCTGGGCCGACGAGCGGATCGCCGAGGCCGGCACGGTGCACATCGGCGGCACGCGCGCCCGCATCGCTGCGGCCGAACGCGAGGTGCTCGCCGGGCGACACGCGGCATCCCCCTATGTGCTCGTCTCCCAGCCATCGGTCTTCGACGCGACACGGGCGCCGCACGGCCACCACGCCCTCTGGGCGTACACGCACGTGCCGGCCGGTTCGACGCTCGACCAGACCGAGGCCGTCACCCGCGCGATCGAGAACGTCGCACCCGGATTCCGCGATGTCATCATCACGTCGCGCAGCACGTCGGCCGCGCAGCTCGAGGCCGACAACCCGAACTACATCGGCGGCGACATCGCGGCCGGCGCCGCGACCCTGCGCCAGCTGCTCGCACGGCCCGTGCTCAGTACTGAGCCATGGCGAACACCCCTGCCGGGCGTCTACCTCTGCGGCGCGGCGACGAGCCCCGGGCCGGGTGTGCACGGGCAGTCGGGATGGTTCGCCGCGCGGAGTGTGCTGCGACACGAGTTCGGGATGGCCCGCACGCCGTCACTCGCACCCTGA
- a CDS encoding YhgE/Pip family protein — MKIPAMIAAELRRLTATRMSVIALVALMLVPVLYGGLYLWANQDPYGHFSEVPVALVDLDEGSGTGSDAAQYGSQVSQQLIDGHAFDWRAMSAADAATALHEGTVDFIVTIPSDFSAALVSSGGSAPRQASIGLQTNDANNYLASTIGTQAVEKIRRSVAELVGQEAASRLLGGLADIRAQLVQASDGATTLADGAAQVAGGSTTLAQGTAALAQGAGTLTDGANQVAAGATQVADGARRVSAGTATLDGYADRAASAGQQVVAALPQARADIATLLADRGVDQATIDRVLAALDPIGDAAVTGNNRLQAAVSQVDQLASGAAQVAAGAAQVSAGATQVAGGAGSLRDGADQAAAGAATLASGAGQVAGGASQLRDGLASGVQAIPDTDAATRDAQAKTISDPVAVSSSAQTSAGDYGAGLAPFFAALAGWIGIYALFLIVKPISRRAVTALRSPVRVTIAGWLTPALLGSVGMVALFGVLSFALGFRFANPLGTLGILMLASFTYAAIILALNVWLGSVGQFVGLVLMVLQLVTAGGTFPWQTLPAPLAALHHVLPMGYVVDAMRQLMYGGDLARVGTDISVLLLWLGGALALAAVGVTRMTHRRTLRDLQPSLIG, encoded by the coding sequence ATGAAGATCCCCGCCATGATCGCCGCCGAGCTGCGGCGCCTGACGGCGACGCGCATGTCGGTCATCGCTCTCGTCGCCCTCATGCTGGTGCCCGTCCTCTACGGCGGGCTGTACCTGTGGGCCAACCAGGACCCGTACGGGCACTTCTCCGAGGTTCCCGTCGCCCTGGTCGATCTCGACGAGGGGTCGGGGACCGGCAGCGATGCGGCGCAGTACGGCAGCCAGGTCTCGCAGCAGCTGATCGACGGCCACGCCTTCGACTGGCGCGCGATGAGCGCCGCCGATGCCGCGACCGCTCTGCACGAGGGGACGGTCGACTTCATCGTCACGATCCCCTCGGACTTCTCCGCGGCCCTCGTCTCCTCCGGCGGCTCCGCACCGCGCCAGGCGTCCATCGGCCTGCAGACCAACGACGCCAACAACTACCTCGCATCGACCATCGGCACCCAGGCCGTCGAGAAGATCCGCCGCTCGGTCGCCGAGCTCGTCGGCCAGGAGGCGGCTTCGCGCTTGTTGGGAGGGCTCGCCGACATCCGCGCCCAGCTCGTGCAGGCGTCCGACGGCGCCACGACCCTCGCAGACGGGGCCGCCCAGGTCGCCGGAGGCAGCACGACACTGGCGCAGGGCACCGCCGCACTGGCGCAGGGCGCGGGAACGCTCACCGACGGCGCCAACCAGGTCGCCGCGGGCGCCACGCAGGTCGCCGACGGCGCCCGTCGCGTCTCGGCGGGGACGGCGACGCTCGACGGGTACGCCGATCGCGCGGCATCCGCGGGGCAGCAGGTGGTCGCCGCCCTCCCGCAAGCTCGCGCCGACATCGCGACGCTGCTGGCCGACCGCGGCGTCGACCAGGCCACGATCGACCGGGTGCTCGCCGCGCTGGATCCCATCGGCGACGCCGCGGTGACCGGCAACAACCGTCTTCAGGCGGCCGTGTCACAGGTCGATCAGCTGGCGTCCGGGGCAGCGCAGGTCGCCGCCGGCGCCGCGCAGGTCTCCGCCGGGGCGACGCAGGTCGCCGGCGGCGCCGGCTCGCTCCGCGACGGCGCCGACCAGGCCGCGGCCGGCGCAGCGACCCTCGCGTCCGGTGCCGGCCAGGTCGCCGGCGGCGCGTCACAGCTGCGCGACGGTCTGGCTTCGGGGGTGCAGGCGATTCCCGACACGGATGCCGCGACCCGCGACGCCCAGGCCAAGACCATCTCCGATCCGGTCGCGGTGAGCTCGAGTGCGCAGACCTCCGCGGGCGATTACGGTGCCGGGCTCGCGCCGTTCTTCGCTGCCCTCGCCGGCTGGATCGGCATCTACGCCCTCTTCCTCATCGTCAAGCCGATCTCGCGCCGAGCCGTCACGGCGCTGCGCTCACCGGTCCGGGTCACCATCGCGGGCTGGCTCACCCCGGCTCTCCTGGGCAGCGTCGGCATGGTCGCGCTGTTCGGCGTGCTCTCGTTCGCCCTCGGCTTCCGGTTCGCGAACCCACTCGGCACTCTCGGCATCCTGATGCTCGCCTCCTTCACCTACGCGGCGATCATCCTGGCGCTGAACGTCTGGCTGGGCTCGGTGGGCCAGTTCGTCGGTCTCGTGCTGATGGTGCTGCAGCTCGTGACGGCGGGAGGCACCTTCCCCTGGCAGACGCTGCCGGCACCGCTGGCGGCGCTGCATCACGTGCTGCCGATGGGCTACGTCGTCGACGCGATGCGCCAGCTGATGTACGGCGGTGACCTCGCCCGCGTGGGCACGGACATCAGCGTGCTGCTGCTGTGGCTCGGCGGGGCGCTGGCGCTGGCGGCGGTGGGGGTGACCCGGATGACCCACCGCCGAACGCTCCGCGACCTGCAGCCGAGTCTCATCGGGTAG
- a CDS encoding TetR/AcrR family transcriptional regulator encodes MTTTPPLRRPRKDAAANRAGILQAAATTLALDPSASIDQIARAAGLSRRALYGHFDDRQALLTELIAAGAQRFNAIASSLHEPHPPLALARLTAALWAEAAHVQVAAALALDDTRLEQTAAALAPLRRTLVQVVRAGQDDGTLRADMAAPTLARLIEETARAAVSRIDASSPIATSLAVRAVLSIAGLSWRESEALLNAHPDVLETK; translated from the coding sequence GTGACCACCACCCCACCCCTTCGACGCCCCCGAAAGGATGCCGCTGCCAATCGCGCCGGCATCCTGCAGGCGGCCGCGACCACCCTGGCGCTCGATCCGTCCGCCTCGATCGATCAGATCGCGCGCGCGGCGGGTTTGTCACGGCGTGCGCTGTACGGACACTTCGACGACCGTCAGGCACTGCTCACCGAGCTCATCGCCGCCGGCGCCCAGCGCTTCAATGCGATCGCCTCGTCGCTCCACGAGCCGCATCCCCCGCTCGCTCTCGCACGCTTGACGGCGGCCCTGTGGGCGGAGGCCGCCCACGTGCAGGTGGCCGCCGCGCTCGCGCTCGACGACACCCGCCTCGAGCAGACCGCCGCCGCACTCGCCCCCCTGCGGCGCACCCTCGTCCAGGTCGTCCGCGCCGGCCAGGACGACGGCACCCTTCGCGCCGACATGGCCGCCCCGACTCTCGCCCGCCTCATCGAGGAGACGGCGCGCGCGGCGGTCAGCCGCATCGATGCATCGTCGCCCATCGCGACCTCGCTGGCCGTGCGGGCCGTCCTCAGCATCGCCGGGCTGTCCTGGCGGGAGTCCGAAGCCCTGCTGAACGCCCACCCCGATGTGCTGGAGACGAAGTGA
- the argG gene encoding argininosuccinate synthase: MSKVLQSLPVGERVGIAFSGGLDTSVAVAWMRDKGAVPYTYTGDLGQYDEDDIASIPGRALQYGAEKSRLIDCKPLMVEEGLVALSCGAFHIRSGGRTYFNTTPIGRAVTGTLLVRAMKEDGVDIWGDGSTYKGNDIERFYRYGLLANPALRIYKPWLDADFVTELGGRKEMSEWLVAHDFPYRDSVEKAYSTDANIWGATHEAKTLEHLDVSLEVVDPIMGVRFWDPAVEIATEDVSITFEAGRPVAINGAEFTDTVALVKEANAIGGRHGLGMSDQIENRIIEAKSRGIYEAPGMALLFIAYERLVNGILNEDTLATYHEQGRRLGRLMYEGRWLEPQSFMLRESIQRWVGSAISGTVTLRLRRGEDYTILDTVSPNLSYAPEKLSMERVGDAAFGPTDRIGQLTMRNLDIADSRARLEQYAGLGLIGGATAELVGELASGASAEITGHAAPFDEAREQLAEAVDEASESASFDFGAD, encoded by the coding sequence ATGTCGAAGGTCCTTCAGTCCCTGCCCGTCGGCGAGCGCGTCGGCATCGCCTTCTCCGGGGGGCTCGATACGTCGGTTGCGGTTGCGTGGATGCGCGATAAGGGCGCCGTTCCGTACACGTACACCGGCGACCTGGGGCAGTACGACGAAGACGACATCGCATCGATCCCCGGTCGCGCGCTGCAGTACGGCGCCGAGAAGTCGCGCCTCATCGACTGCAAGCCGCTGATGGTCGAAGAGGGGCTCGTCGCCCTCTCGTGCGGCGCGTTCCACATCCGCTCCGGCGGCCGTACCTACTTCAACACGACACCGATCGGCCGCGCCGTCACCGGCACGCTGCTCGTGCGCGCGATGAAGGAGGACGGCGTCGACATCTGGGGCGACGGATCCACCTACAAGGGCAACGACATCGAGCGCTTCTACCGCTACGGCCTGCTCGCCAATCCCGCCCTGCGCATCTACAAGCCCTGGCTGGACGCCGATTTCGTCACCGAGCTGGGTGGTCGCAAGGAGATGAGCGAGTGGCTCGTCGCCCATGACTTCCCGTACCGCGATTCGGTCGAGAAGGCCTATTCCACCGATGCCAACATCTGGGGCGCCACACACGAGGCGAAGACCCTCGAGCACCTCGACGTCTCACTCGAGGTCGTCGACCCGATCATGGGCGTGCGCTTCTGGGATCCGGCGGTCGAGATCGCGACCGAAGACGTGTCGATCACCTTCGAGGCCGGTCGTCCCGTCGCCATCAACGGCGCCGAGTTCACCGACACCGTCGCGCTCGTGAAGGAGGCCAACGCGATCGGCGGCCGTCACGGACTGGGCATGAGCGACCAGATCGAGAACCGCATCATCGAGGCGAAGTCCCGCGGCATCTACGAGGCGCCGGGCATGGCGCTGCTGTTCATCGCGTACGAGCGCCTGGTCAACGGCATCCTGAACGAAGACACGCTGGCGACCTATCACGAGCAGGGTCGCCGGCTCGGCCGCCTCATGTACGAGGGACGCTGGCTGGAGCCGCAGTCGTTCATGTTGCGCGAGTCGATCCAGCGGTGGGTGGGCTCCGCCATCAGCGGCACGGTCACCCTGCGTCTTCGCCGCGGCGAGGACTACACGATCCTCGACACCGTGTCGCCGAACCTGTCGTACGCGCCGGAGAAGCTCTCGATGGAGCGCGTCGGAGACGCCGCGTTCGGTCCGACCGACCGCATCGGCCAGCTCACGATGCGCAACCTCGACATCGCCGACTCGCGGGCCCGTCTCGAGCAGTACGCGGGTCTCGGGCTCATCGGCGGCGCGACCGCCGAACTGGTGGGCGAGCTCGCGTCGGGCGCGTCGGCGGAGATCACCGGGCATGCGGCTCCGTTCGACGAGGCGCGCGAACAGCTCGCCGAGGCGGTCGACGAGGCATCCGAGTCGGCGTCGTTCGACTTCGGCGCCGACTGA